A region from the Sphingopyxis lindanitolerans genome encodes:
- a CDS encoding NADP-dependent oxidoreductase codes for MVTTHRIVLAERPQGAVTPANFRAEDAALPPIGDGQFLVGANYLSLDPYMRGRMDDRKSYAAPTPVGGVMEGEIIGTVLESRHPGFSVGERVAGRLGWQTHAISDGTGLVKLDDRFKPITTAVGVLGMPGLTAYSGLLTLGKPQPGETVVVAAATGPVGSLVGQIARLYGARAVGIAGGAEKCAYAKQELGFDAVVDHRSPTFADDLAAACPDGIDINFELVGGAVWQAVLPLLNNFARVPVCGLIAQYNGSSGEQVDHLPAAMRIILSRSIMMRGFIVGEFWDQRPKFLDEVSQWISEGKIRFREDIVEGLDNAPAAFMGLLEGRNFGKLVVKID; via the coding sequence ATGGTGACCACCCACCGGATCGTCCTTGCCGAACGTCCGCAGGGCGCGGTGACGCCCGCCAATTTCAGGGCAGAGGACGCGGCCCTGCCGCCCATCGGGGATGGACAGTTCCTGGTCGGGGCGAATTATCTGTCGCTCGACCCCTATATGCGCGGCCGCATGGATGACCGGAAATCCTATGCCGCGCCGACGCCGGTCGGCGGGGTGATGGAAGGCGAGATCATCGGGACCGTGCTGGAATCCCGCCATCCGGGCTTTTCGGTCGGGGAACGCGTGGCCGGACGGCTGGGATGGCAGACGCACGCCATTTCGGACGGCACTGGCCTTGTGAAGCTGGACGACCGCTTCAAGCCGATCACCACCGCCGTGGGCGTGCTCGGCATGCCCGGCCTCACCGCTTATTCGGGGCTGCTGACCCTGGGCAAACCCCAGCCCGGCGAAACGGTCGTCGTCGCGGCGGCGACCGGCCCGGTCGGATCGCTGGTCGGCCAGATCGCCAGGCTCTATGGCGCCAGGGCCGTCGGAATCGCGGGCGGCGCGGAAAAATGCGCCTATGCGAAGCAGGAACTGGGCTTCGATGCGGTGGTCGACCATCGGTCCCCGACCTTCGCCGACGATCTGGCCGCGGCGTGCCCGGACGGCATCGACATCAATTTCGAACTGGTCGGCGGCGCCGTCTGGCAGGCCGTGCTGCCGCTGCTCAACAATTTCGCCAGGGTGCCCGTCTGCGGCCTGATCGCCCAGTATAACGGATCGTCCGGCGAACAGGTCGATCATCTGCCCGCCGCGATGCGGATCATCCTGTCGCGCAGCATCATGATGCGGGGTTTCATCGTCGGCGAATTCTGGGACCAGCGGCCGAAGTTCCTGGACGAGGTCAGCCAGTGGATTTCCGAAGGGAAGATCCGGTTCCGCGAAGACATTGTCGAAGGACTGGACAACGCTCCGGCGGCGTTCATGGGCCTGTTGGAGGGACGGAATTTCGGCAAGCTCGTCGTGAAGATCGACTGA
- a CDS encoding winged helix-turn-helix transcriptional regulator — MLEMAMKGKRTNLGNADCGIARSLEVVGDWWSLLIVREAFKGRERFGEFQKAIGLAKNILSARLKKLVEHDIFRIEPDADNGVGHRYVLTAKGEGLYVVLMALWQWGESTCFKPDEARYAMVDRQNGEPLARIELKARDGRVLGPRDFVASRMDDKAAA; from the coding sequence ATGTTGGAGATGGCGATGAAGGGAAAGCGGACCAATCTCGGCAACGCCGATTGCGGCATTGCCCGTTCCCTTGAAGTGGTCGGCGACTGGTGGTCGTTGCTGATCGTGCGCGAAGCCTTCAAGGGAAGGGAGCGCTTCGGCGAATTCCAGAAGGCTATCGGGCTGGCCAAGAACATATTGTCCGCGCGGCTGAAGAAGCTGGTCGAACATGACATCTTCCGGATAGAGCCGGACGCGGACAACGGCGTCGGCCACCGCTATGTCCTCACCGCAAAGGGAGAGGGGTTGTACGTCGTTCTCATGGCGCTGTGGCAGTGGGGCGAAAGCACATGCTTCAAGCCGGACGAGGCCCGATATGCGATGGTCGACCGCCAGAATGGCGAACCGCTGGCCAGGATCGAGCTGAAGGCCAGAGACGGGCGGGTCCTGGGGCCGCGCGACTTCGTGGCCTCGCGCATGGACGACAAGGCAGCCGCCTGA
- a CDS encoding TetR-like C-terminal domain-containing protein, translated as MPSGTARWEGGVDLQQVRATYRDETRSAILAAAARILSEEGPAALTVRRVAEVVNASTKMIYTCFSGKAGLLDALYIHSFDGLGREFGKCLAEPAPVARLRAICKAYRAYALAEPAFYNVMFGDLGRAYEAPLESRRRAWSTFRAMREAVAACLPEDRRDEARQLSQMLWATLHGVVSLELRGLLGEKTDAGDLYDRTSELFLQGSGLIPS; from the coding sequence ATGCCGTCCGGCACGGCCCGATGGGAAGGTGGCGTCGACCTGCAACAGGTCCGCGCCACCTATCGGGACGAGACGCGGTCCGCCATCCTCGCCGCCGCCGCGCGCATTTTGAGCGAGGAAGGGCCAGCCGCGCTGACGGTCCGGCGCGTCGCGGAGGTCGTCAACGCTTCGACGAAGATGATCTATACCTGCTTTTCGGGCAAGGCGGGGCTGCTGGACGCGCTGTATATCCACAGTTTCGACGGCTTGGGCCGCGAATTCGGAAAATGCCTGGCAGAACCTGCGCCGGTCGCCCGATTGCGGGCGATATGCAAGGCCTATCGCGCCTATGCGCTGGCGGAACCGGCATTCTACAATGTCATGTTCGGCGACCTCGGCCGGGCCTATGAAGCGCCGCTGGAAAGCCGGCGGCGCGCCTGGTCGACATTCCGCGCCATGCGGGAGGCGGTCGCGGCCTGCCTTCCGGAAGATCGGCGGGACGAAGCCCGGCAACTCTCCCAGATGCTCTGGGCGACGCTGCACGGCGTCGTCAGTCTGGAACTGAGGGGCCTGCTCGGCGAAAAGACGGATGCCGGCGATCTGTATGACAGGACGAGCGAACTCTTCCTCCAGGGAAGCGGCCTGATCCCCTCCTGA
- a CDS encoding NAD(P)H-dependent flavin oxidoreductase, whose protein sequence is MRTRITELFGIEHPIIQGGMHYVGFASLAAAVSNAGGLGLITGLTQRTPELLGQEIAKARDLTDKPFGVNLTFLPTFNAPPYAEYIQVIAENGIRIVETAGRSPEEYMPLFKQAGIKVIHKCTSVRHALKAERIGCDAVSVDGFECGGHPGEDDIPNMILLPLAAEALSVPFVASGGMADGRSLVAALALGADGVNMGTRFVATQDAPVHENVKRALVEATELDTRLVMRPLRNTERVLNNPGVEKIRQIEREKGDAIKIDDIFEQVAGVYPKVMVEGEVDVGAWSCGLVVGLIRDVPTVKELVDRIMNEAEQIITDRLGRSLGATVQNALETA, encoded by the coding sequence ATGCGCACGCGGATCACGGAACTGTTCGGGATCGAACATCCGATCATACAGGGCGGGATGCACTATGTCGGCTTCGCCTCCCTCGCCGCCGCGGTTTCCAATGCGGGCGGCCTGGGCCTGATCACCGGCCTGACCCAGCGCACCCCTGAACTGCTGGGGCAGGAAATCGCGAAGGCACGGGATCTGACCGACAAGCCGTTCGGCGTGAACCTGACCTTCCTGCCGACCTTCAACGCGCCGCCCTATGCCGAATATATCCAGGTCATCGCCGAAAACGGCATCCGGATCGTGGAAACGGCGGGGCGCAGCCCGGAAGAATATATGCCGCTGTTCAAGCAGGCCGGCATCAAGGTCATCCACAAATGCACCTCCGTGCGCCACGCCCTGAAGGCCGAACGGATCGGCTGCGACGCGGTCAGCGTCGACGGCTTCGAATGCGGCGGGCATCCGGGCGAAGACGACATTCCCAACATGATCCTGCTGCCATTGGCGGCGGAGGCGCTTTCCGTGCCGTTCGTCGCGTCGGGCGGCATGGCCGACGGCCGCAGCCTGGTGGCGGCGCTGGCGCTGGGCGCCGACGGCGTCAACATGGGAACCCGTTTCGTCGCGACCCAGGACGCGCCGGTCCATGAAAATGTGAAACGGGCGCTTGTCGAGGCGACGGAACTCGATACGCGGCTGGTGATGCGGCCGCTGCGCAATACCGAACGCGTGCTCAACAATCCCGGCGTGGAGAAGATCCGCCAGATCGAACGGGAAAAGGGCGACGCGATCAAGATCGACGATATTTTCGAGCAGGTCGCGGGCGTCTATCCCAAGGTAATGGTTGAAGGCGAGGTCGATGTCGGTGCATGGAGTTGCGGGCTGGTCGTCGGATTGATCCGGGACGTGCCGACCGTGAAGGAACTTGTCGACCGCATCATGAACGAAGCCGAGCAGATCATCACCGACCGGCTGGGCCGCTCCCTGGGCGCAACGGTCCAGAACGCGCTCGAAACGGCATAG
- a CDS encoding TonB-dependent receptor, translated as MMKMLKTALYLAGAAILPHAAHGQAAPADQGNGLNSVSDIVVTAQKRAQSLSTVPMSVTALTGEQLAARGINDVQDLAKVTPGLNFVQSGSGVPVYSLRGVGFYDTAVGARPTVSVYVDEAPLPFSVMTTGAAFDLERVEVLKGPQGTLFGQNATGGAINYIAAKPRDELGAGVTASFARFNTLDAQGYVTGPLAPGLNARLAVRGVRGDGWQQSYTRNDSLGRQRMLQGRFLLDWQASDRLRLSLNLNGFIDDGDMQAGQLLAVVPLFGAFASTIPLVTNYPRAPQTPRAADWNANTPYRKDNSFYQAVLRGDYELTDDITLVSLNSYAHMSMDQRIDLDGTSLTNGDQSIRGRISSFSTEERLTGNFGPATIILGVNYAHDKTRENAIWATYYSTQNSFFTPLTNDVAAAPYGYQDFNTYAAFGNVDYDIGRLVTLHAGARYTKADLDYEGCGLPANQNSAVGLTRLFNNIRAAAGLGPIPVIPMDGCSTLDANLNYASHIEGTFNEDSLSWRFGVDVKPADRVLLYFNASRGYKAGSVPVLSGTSVDQYVPVKQESVVALEAGFKASLFGRLVDVTGAAFNYDYSDKQLQGRIITLMGPLIALVNVPKSRVRGFEGQVTVYPTNGLSLTAAATYLDSKVTSDFINYTIIGTRQNFKGNDFPYTPKWQVNLDGAYRFPISSRLDANLGVNYSYRTKTNAGFGNEPLLYMKDYGVLDLRAGFGGSDGNWQVSVFGRNVTNSYYWTNVAKLYDVVRRLAGQPATYGIQMNWRF; from the coding sequence ATGATGAAAATGCTCAAGACGGCGCTTTATTTGGCTGGGGCGGCTATTCTGCCCCATGCCGCCCATGGCCAGGCGGCCCCCGCCGACCAGGGCAATGGCCTGAACAGCGTCAGCGACATCGTCGTGACGGCGCAGAAGCGCGCCCAGAGCCTCAGCACCGTGCCGATGTCGGTGACGGCGCTGACCGGGGAGCAGCTTGCGGCGCGGGGGATCAACGATGTCCAGGATCTGGCGAAGGTCACGCCCGGCCTCAATTTCGTGCAGAGCGGCAGCGGCGTGCCGGTCTATTCGCTGCGCGGCGTGGGCTTCTACGACACGGCGGTGGGTGCGCGCCCGACCGTCAGCGTCTATGTCGACGAGGCGCCCTTGCCCTTTTCCGTGATGACGACCGGCGCCGCCTTCGACCTGGAGCGGGTCGAAGTGCTCAAGGGGCCGCAGGGAACCCTGTTCGGCCAGAACGCCACGGGCGGCGCGATCAACTATATCGCCGCGAAGCCCAGGGATGAGCTGGGCGCGGGCGTGACGGCGAGTTTCGCGCGCTTCAACACGCTGGACGCGCAGGGCTATGTCACCGGCCCGCTTGCGCCGGGCCTCAACGCCCGCCTGGCGGTTCGCGGGGTGCGGGGCGACGGCTGGCAGCAAAGCTATACCCGCAACGACAGCCTGGGCCGCCAGCGCATGCTCCAGGGCCGGTTCCTTCTGGACTGGCAGGCGTCCGATCGCCTCAGGCTCTCGCTCAATCTCAACGGTTTCATCGACGATGGGGATATGCAGGCGGGCCAGCTCCTCGCCGTGGTTCCCTTGTTCGGGGCATTTGCCAGCACCATTCCGCTCGTCACCAACTATCCGCGCGCGCCCCAGACGCCGCGCGCGGCGGACTGGAACGCCAACACGCCCTACCGCAAGGACAACAGCTTCTACCAGGCGGTGCTGCGCGGGGATTACGAACTGACCGACGACATCACGCTGGTCTCGCTCAATTCCTACGCGCATATGAGCATGGACCAGCGGATCGACCTGGACGGCACGTCGCTGACGAACGGCGACCAGAGCATTCGCGGCCGCATCTCGTCCTTTTCGACCGAGGAGCGGCTGACCGGCAATTTCGGGCCAGCGACCATCATCCTGGGCGTCAACTATGCGCATGACAAGACGCGGGAGAATGCGATCTGGGCGACCTACTATTCCACCCAGAACAGCTTTTTCACGCCGCTGACCAACGACGTCGCCGCCGCGCCCTACGGCTATCAGGATTTCAACACCTATGCGGCGTTCGGCAATGTCGACTATGACATCGGCCGCCTGGTCACGCTGCACGCCGGCGCCCGCTATACCAAGGCGGACCTGGACTATGAGGGGTGCGGGCTTCCGGCCAACCAGAATTCGGCGGTCGGGCTGACGCGGCTGTTCAACAATATCCGCGCCGCGGCCGGGCTGGGGCCGATACCCGTCATTCCGATGGACGGTTGCTCGACGCTGGACGCCAATCTCAACTATGCCAGCCATATCGAAGGGACGTTCAACGAGGACAGCCTGTCCTGGCGCTTCGGCGTCGACGTGAAGCCCGCCGACCGGGTGCTGCTCTATTTCAACGCGAGCCGGGGCTACAAGGCGGGCAGCGTGCCCGTCCTTTCGGGCACCAGCGTCGACCAATATGTTCCGGTGAAGCAGGAAAGCGTGGTCGCGCTGGAGGCGGGGTTCAAGGCGTCGCTTTTCGGGCGGCTGGTCGACGTGACCGGCGCGGCCTTCAACTATGACTATTCGGACAAGCAGCTTCAGGGGCGCATCATCACGCTGATGGGGCCGCTGATCGCGCTGGTCAACGTGCCCAAGTCCCGCGTTCGCGGCTTTGAGGGGCAGGTCACGGTCTATCCGACCAACGGCCTGTCCCTGACCGCCGCGGCGACGTATCTGGACTCGAAGGTCACGTCGGACTTCATCAACTACACGATCATCGGCACGCGCCAGAACTTCAAGGGGAATGATTTTCCCTATACGCCCAAATGGCAGGTCAATCTGGACGGCGCATACCGCTTTCCGATTTCATCGCGGCTGGATGCCAATCTGGGCGTCAACTACAGCTACCGGACCAAGACCAATGCGGGCTTCGGCAACGAACCGCTGCTCTACATGAAGGACTATGGCGTGCTCGACCTGCGCGCCGGCTTCGGCGGCAGCGACGGCAATTGGCAGGTCAGCGTCTTCGGCCGCAACGTGACCAACAGCTATTACTGGACCAACGTCGCCAAGCTCTATGACGTCGTCCGCAGGCTGGCGGGGCAGCCCGCGACCTACGGCATCCAGATGAACTGGCGCTTCTAG
- a CDS encoding SDR family NAD(P)-dependent oxidoreductase has translation MQDKSVLVTGAAGGVGKAIARRFAEQGASVLVTDIDARAAGQVAEAIGGQGRARAATLDVGDAASIEFAVASIVGWTGRLDVVVHAAGMWAGGTVLDIDEARWTRVLEVNTTSAYLIARHCVPHLRQTRGSIINIASVAGLKGTPGAVAYNSSKSAVVGMTKCMALDFAASGVRVNCICPGVIDTPMVDAVLAHHGEAFTREDLARRHPLGRLGTPEDIAGAVSFLASDDASWITGTALVVDGGSMAGV, from the coding sequence ATGCAGGATAAATCCGTTCTCGTAACCGGCGCCGCGGGGGGCGTCGGAAAAGCCATTGCCAGGCGCTTCGCGGAGCAGGGCGCGTCCGTCCTCGTCACCGACATCGATGCGCGGGCCGCCGGCCAGGTCGCCGAGGCGATTGGCGGACAGGGCAGGGCGCGGGCGGCCACGCTGGACGTCGGCGACGCCGCCTCGATCGAATTCGCCGTCGCCTCCATCGTCGGATGGACCGGGCGGCTGGACGTGGTCGTGCATGCGGCGGGCATGTGGGCGGGCGGCACCGTGCTCGACATCGACGAAGCGCGGTGGACGCGGGTGCTGGAAGTGAACACGACCAGCGCCTATCTGATCGCCCGGCATTGCGTGCCCCACCTTCGGCAGACCAGGGGATCGATCATCAACATCGCCTCCGTCGCGGGGCTGAAGGGCACGCCGGGCGCGGTCGCCTACAACAGTTCCAAGAGCGCGGTCGTCGGAATGACGAAGTGCATGGCGCTCGATTTCGCGGCATCGGGAGTCCGGGTGAACTGCATCTGCCCGGGCGTGATCGACACGCCGATGGTGGATGCGGTGCTGGCGCATCATGGCGAGGCGTTCACGCGGGAGGATCTCGCCCGGCGTCATCCGCTCGGTCGGCTGGGCACGCCGGAGGACATTGCCGGCGCGGTCAGTTTCCTGGCGTCCGACGACGCGTCCTGGATCACCGGAACCGCCCTTGTCGTGGACGGCGGCTCCATGGCCGGGGTCTGA
- a CDS encoding alcohol dehydrogenase catalytic domain-containing protein: protein MTIRGAILETSDAPRPYADSRPIRIGTLDLTPPGPGEILVKVEAASLCHSDLSVINGNRRRPLPMLLGHESSGRVVALGPDVDDLALGQRVVLTFMPRCGACDACRTEGRIPCTRGTAANGAGTLLDGAVHLSECGHPVLHHLGVSAFADHLVAHRSSAVPVGDDVPPDVAALLGCAVLTGGGALLNEARPTEADVVAVIGLGGVGMAALITAKALRPRRIVAIDALPDKLALARSLGADEALSPQDAVDRGIRADIVMECAGHPKAFETAFAITAPGGTTVTVGLPAPGAMAQISPLQVTAEARRIVGSYLGSSVPRRDIPFLERLWREGRLPVERLISRRIGLEDINAAFDALASGDQLRQVIMFDA from the coding sequence ATGACGATCCGGGGCGCGATCCTGGAAACGTCGGACGCGCCGCGGCCCTATGCCGACAGCCGGCCGATCCGGATCGGCACGCTGGACCTGACGCCGCCCGGCCCCGGCGAGATATTGGTCAAGGTCGAGGCGGCCAGCCTCTGCCATTCGGACCTGTCCGTCATCAACGGAAACCGCAGGCGCCCGCTGCCCATGCTGCTGGGGCATGAATCCAGCGGGCGCGTCGTCGCCCTGGGACCGGATGTCGACGACCTCGCCCTGGGACAGCGCGTCGTCCTCACCTTCATGCCCCGCTGCGGCGCCTGCGACGCATGCCGGACCGAAGGGCGCATTCCCTGCACCCGCGGCACCGCCGCCAACGGGGCGGGGACGCTGCTCGACGGCGCCGTGCACCTCAGCGAATGCGGCCACCCCGTCCTCCACCATCTGGGGGTCTCCGCCTTCGCGGATCACCTGGTCGCGCATCGCAGTTCCGCCGTCCCGGTGGGCGACGACGTTCCGCCGGACGTGGCGGCGCTGCTGGGCTGCGCCGTGCTCACCGGCGGCGGCGCGCTCCTCAACGAGGCGCGGCCTACCGAGGCGGACGTGGTGGCGGTCATCGGCCTGGGCGGCGTCGGCATGGCCGCGCTCATCACCGCGAAGGCGCTGCGTCCGCGCCGGATCGTCGCGATCGACGCGCTTCCGGACAAGCTCGCCCTAGCCCGTTCGCTGGGCGCCGACGAGGCGCTGTCGCCGCAGGACGCCGTCGACCGGGGGATCAGGGCCGACATCGTCATGGAATGCGCCGGCCATCCCAAGGCGTTCGAAACCGCCTTCGCCATCACCGCGCCCGGCGGCACGACCGTGACGGTCGGCCTGCCCGCGCCCGGCGCCATGGCGCAGATATCGCCCTTGCAGGTGACCGCCGAGGCGCGCCGCATCGTCGGCAGCTATCTTGGTTCGTCGGTTCCCCGGCGCGACATTCCGTTCCTGGAAAGGCTGTGGCGCGAAGGCCGGCTGCCGGTCGAGCGGCTGATTTCGCGCCGCATCGGGCTGGAGGACATCAACGCCGCCTTCGACGCCCTGGCATCGGGCGACCAGCTTCGCCAGGTCATCATGTTCGATGCCTAG
- a CDS encoding flavin-containing monooxygenase codes for MSANPIDHADAFDTYLPIDIDDAELERILEKAELPALLAALAKLTGDTSLVPPSLKPPHTRKSFIPMPQGGLDEAQQKEARRLAFDAIRRYRDGEIQTPGHTDDAELRAIVSFLITRDFDDYRDLLIHEVADHDVGAPRWTLSELDPDRPFKVLIIGAGITGVVAAYRLKQAGVEHVVLEKNPEIGGTWWENTYPGCRLDTSNYAYSFSFAQKTDWPQKFSRQSEIQDYVLKVAHDYGVRDRIVFNTLVRSVIYDEEAGEWEVTAVTDGEVRVHRANVVISGTGQLNSPKLPNIEGMDSFAGASMHSARWNHDVSLKGKRVAIIGTGASAYQIAPAIADEVGKLEVFQRSAPWLLPTADYLDDISPELMWLFRHIPGYARWYRFWQFWLATEGRMPTVTADEGWSEEGSIGAINHAFRQELEAEFRRQLADRPDLIDKVIPTYPAGAKRLLRDNGQWSATLRKPHVDLVTEGIERIVPEGVVTADGVLHEVDVIAYATGFRADEFLADMEVRGRDGVEVHEYWDGDPRAYATMTVPGFPNFFICGGPNSAVAANGSAIFIVECSIEYILECIRTLVVKRLKDMEPTDAATDAFVGKIDRANRARAWGAEGVTSWYRNKTGRVSAVWPFELLEFWNMTRGPAEGDYRFTPLGELTTQAAE; via the coding sequence ATGTCCGCCAACCCCATCGACCATGCAGATGCGTTCGACACCTATCTTCCGATCGACATCGACGATGCCGAACTGGAGCGTATATTGGAGAAGGCGGAACTGCCCGCCCTGCTGGCCGCGCTGGCGAAGCTGACGGGCGACACGTCGCTGGTTCCCCCATCGCTCAAGCCGCCGCATACGCGCAAATCCTTCATCCCGATGCCGCAGGGCGGCCTTGACGAAGCACAGCAGAAGGAAGCGAGGCGGCTCGCCTTCGACGCGATCAGGCGGTATCGCGACGGCGAGATCCAGACGCCCGGCCACACCGACGATGCGGAGCTGCGGGCGATCGTCAGCTTCCTCATCACCCGCGATTTCGACGATTACCGGGATCTTCTGATCCATGAGGTGGCCGACCATGACGTGGGCGCGCCCCGGTGGACCCTGTCCGAACTCGATCCCGACCGGCCGTTCAAGGTGCTGATCATCGGCGCGGGCATCACCGGCGTCGTCGCCGCCTATCGCCTCAAGCAGGCCGGGGTGGAGCATGTCGTGCTGGAAAAGAATCCAGAGATCGGCGGGACATGGTGGGAAAACACCTATCCGGGCTGCCGTCTCGACACGTCGAACTATGCCTATAGCTTCAGCTTCGCGCAGAAGACCGACTGGCCGCAGAAATTCTCGCGCCAGTCGGAGATCCAGGACTATGTCCTGAAAGTGGCGCATGACTATGGCGTGCGCGACCGCATCGTTTTCAATACCCTCGTCCGATCGGTGATCTATGACGAGGAAGCGGGCGAGTGGGAGGTGACGGCCGTCACCGACGGGGAGGTCAGGGTCCACCGCGCCAATGTCGTCATCAGCGGCACCGGCCAGCTCAACTCGCCCAAGCTGCCCAATATCGAGGGCATGGACAGCTTCGCGGGCGCAAGCATGCATTCCGCCCGTTGGAACCATGACGTAAGCCTGAAGGGCAAGCGGGTGGCGATCATCGGGACCGGCGCCAGCGCCTATCAGATCGCGCCGGCGATCGCCGACGAGGTCGGCAAGCTGGAGGTGTTCCAGCGCAGCGCGCCCTGGCTGTTGCCCACGGCCGACTATCTGGACGACATCAGCCCGGAACTGATGTGGCTGTTCCGGCACATTCCGGGCTATGCGCGCTGGTATCGCTTCTGGCAGTTCTGGCTCGCGACGGAAGGCCGGATGCCCACCGTCACCGCCGATGAAGGCTGGAGCGAAGAGGGTTCCATCGGCGCCATCAACCATGCCTTCCGCCAGGAACTGGAGGCCGAATTCCGCCGCCAGCTCGCCGACAGGCCGGACCTGATCGACAAGGTCATTCCCACCTATCCGGCGGGGGCCAAGCGCCTGTTGCGCGACAATGGCCAATGGTCGGCCACGCTGCGCAAGCCGCATGTCGACCTGGTGACCGAAGGAATAGAGCGGATCGTGCCCGAAGGCGTCGTCACGGCGGACGGCGTGCTGCATGAGGTGGACGTCATCGCCTATGCCACCGGCTTCCGCGCGGACGAGTTCCTGGCCGACATGGAGGTGCGCGGGCGCGACGGCGTGGAGGTGCACGAATATTGGGACGGCGATCCGCGGGCCTATGCCACCATGACGGTGCCGGGCTTCCCCAATTTCTTCATCTGCGGCGGTCCCAATTCGGCCGTGGCGGCGAACGGCAGCGCGATCTTCATCGTCGAATGCAGCATCGAATATATATTGGAGTGCATCCGCACCCTGGTCGTGAAGCGGCTGAAGGACATGGAACCCACCGACGCCGCGACCGATGCCTTCGTGGGGAAGATCGACCGCGCCAACCGCGCGCGGGCATGGGGCGCGGAAGGCGTCACGAGCTGGTACAGGAACAAGACCGGCCGCGTTTCCGCCGTCTGGCCGTTCGAACTGCTGGAGTTCTGGAACATGACGCGCGGGCCGGCCGAGGGCGATTATCGCTTCACCCCCTTGGGCGAGCTGACGACGCAGGCGGCGGAATGA
- a CDS encoding SDR family NAD(P)-dependent oxidoreductase gives MSRLTGKTALITGAARGLGAAYVRRFVAEGARVLVTDVIDEEGRLLAGEMGADAADYLRLDVSCGESWGAAADRCVERFGRIDILVNNAGVGGGGALETTSDDQWERQIAVNLGGVFYGMRACIPRMAAAGGGSVINISSINGVRGNRERYGYVASKFGVIGLTKAAALDFAAAGVRVNAVLPGMISTPMTAGLKVDTSLIPLGRPGGMDEVAQVVAFLASDEASYVTGAEFLVDGGVVQKVVGQ, from the coding sequence ATGAGCCGCCTGACGGGGAAGACCGCCCTGATCACGGGCGCCGCCCGTGGCCTGGGCGCGGCCTATGTCCGCCGCTTCGTCGCCGAGGGCGCCAGGGTTCTGGTCACCGACGTGATCGACGAGGAGGGCCGGCTGCTGGCCGGGGAGATGGGCGCCGATGCCGCCGACTATCTCCGCCTGGACGTGTCCTGCGGCGAAAGCTGGGGGGCGGCGGCGGACCGATGCGTCGAACGGTTCGGCAGGATCGACATATTGGTGAACAATGCGGGCGTGGGCGGGGGCGGCGCGCTGGAAACCACGTCCGACGACCAATGGGAAAGGCAGATCGCCGTCAATCTGGGCGGCGTCTTCTACGGCATGCGCGCCTGCATTCCGCGCATGGCGGCGGCCGGCGGCGGATCGGTGATCAACATCTCCTCGATCAACGGCGTCAGGGGCAATCGCGAACGTTACGGCTATGTCGCCTCCAAATTCGGGGTCATCGGCCTCACCAAGGCGGCCGCCCTCGACTTCGCGGCGGCGGGCGTCCGGGTGAACGCGGTGCTGCCCGGCATGATCAGCACGCCCATGACCGCGGGATTGAAGGTCGACACGTCGCTTATCCCGCTGGGACGGCCGGGGGGCATGGACGAAGTGGCCCAGGTCGTCGCGTTCCTCGCTTCGGATGAAGCATCCTATGTCACCGGCGCCGAATTCCTGGTCGATGGCGGCGTCGTGCAGAAAGTGGTTGGACAATGA